A part of Chloroflexota bacterium genomic DNA contains:
- a CDS encoding response regulator: MREPANPVSYRSHDGQQARDVEPDRRRRIVLCDADEVSTRLLSSILAPRAFDIVLCRTAMEAEAAVDDHEPELVITAILLPDEDGLALTRRLRASHPALPILVVSALHARNHALQAGANAFLSKPAAVSDLVALALKLTTRRDTASVESTSARHAKPGAE; this comes from the coding sequence GTGCGTGAACCGGCCAACCCGGTTTCCTACCGATCGCACGACGGCCAGCAAGCCCGTGATGTTGAGCCGGACCGGCGGCGGCGCATTGTGCTGTGCGACGCAGACGAGGTATCAACTCGACTCCTCTCGTCAATTCTGGCTCCCCGCGCGTTCGACATCGTTCTGTGTCGAACGGCCATGGAGGCCGAGGCGGCGGTTGACGACCATGAGCCAGAGCTGGTCATCACGGCGATCTTGCTTCCCGACGAGGACGGGCTCGCCCTGACGCGACGGCTGCGTGCCTCTCACCCGGCGCTGCCGATCCTCGTGGTGAGCGCACTGCACGCGAGAAACCACGCCCTGCAGGCGGGAGCCAATGCGTTTCTGAGCAAGCCCGCGGCCGTCTCCGACCTGGTGGCGCTCGCTCTGAAGCTCACAACGCGCCGAGACACGGCGAGTGTCGAATCCACAAGCGCGAGACACGCCAAACCAGGTGCGGAATAA
- a CDS encoding MFS transporter: MTARSDALRAGVERLSQPAGILILVSTAHAITHVYAALFPLVYPSIQQEWGLSYTAIGTMVGLTSFIGGSLQLLFGFIGRSFPRNVVLGLGNLLFGITTALTGVSANFTQFAALRFGGAVANAAQHPVGNSLIADRFPRERRGSALAVNFAGGNLGTLAVPLIAVALIGTLGWRQALWAFAVPGIVMGGILMFAMDDRDRARDRIQGHGSGIAQLGRILRNRNVLALVGASSVAAAGRGLGVLLTIIPLYLSNVLGLAPWIVGMLYTIMLVGSVVGPMAAGRLSDRVGRKLVLVGALVLATIVTLALPAFHEGGVAVLAVVLFLMGAFAFAESPLVQTFAADSVAAGERDILFGFYYAWVFAVGAGWIALIAALIDRVGFEPVWGLIAASYLASALLILLARETRRGAAQTA; this comes from the coding sequence ATGACTGCACGGTCCGACGCACTGCGCGCGGGAGTCGAACGCCTCTCGCAACCGGCGGGAATCCTCATTCTCGTCAGCACGGCCCACGCCATCACCCACGTGTATGCGGCCCTGTTTCCCCTGGTCTATCCGAGCATTCAGCAGGAATGGGGGCTGTCGTACACCGCCATCGGAACGATGGTGGGTCTGACGAGCTTCATCGGCGGCTCCCTGCAGCTGCTCTTCGGGTTCATCGGCAGGTCATTCCCCCGCAACGTCGTGCTTGGCTTGGGGAACCTCCTTTTCGGAATCACGACCGCGCTGACTGGCGTGTCCGCGAACTTCACCCAGTTTGCCGCCCTGCGGTTTGGCGGGGCAGTGGCCAATGCCGCGCAGCACCCAGTCGGGAATTCGCTCATCGCCGACCGATTTCCCCGCGAGCGGCGCGGGTCAGCGCTCGCGGTGAATTTCGCCGGCGGAAACCTCGGAACCCTGGCCGTCCCACTCATCGCCGTGGCCCTCATCGGCACGCTGGGGTGGCGGCAGGCCCTTTGGGCGTTCGCCGTGCCGGGCATCGTGATGGGCGGCATCCTGATGTTTGCGATGGACGATCGCGATCGAGCCCGCGACCGCATTCAGGGCCACGGCTCCGGCATCGCTCAGTTGGGCAGGATCCTCCGGAACCGGAATGTTCTGGCGCTCGTCGGCGCGTCCTCCGTCGCGGCTGCGGGTCGGGGGCTGGGCGTGCTGCTCACCATCATTCCTCTGTACCTTTCCAACGTGCTCGGATTGGCTCCGTGGATCGTCGGGATGCTGTACACGATCATGCTCGTGGGCAGTGTCGTGGGACCGATGGCCGCGGGGCGCCTGTCAGACCGGGTCGGCAGAAAGCTCGTCCTCGTCGGCGCGCTCGTGCTTGCGACGATCGTAACGCTGGCGCTTCCAGCGTTCCACGAAGGGGGCGTCGCCGTCCTCGCGGTGGTCCTCTTTCTCATGGGTGCCTTCGCGTTCGCCGAGAGCCCGCTCGTCCAGACGTTCGCGGCGGACTCGGTCGCGGCCGGCGAGCGCGACATCTTGTTTGGCTTCTATTACGCATGGGTCTTCGCGGTGGGCGCCGGATGGATCGCCCTCATCGCGGCCCTCATCGATCGAGTCGGTTTCGAGCCGGTGTGGGGGCTCATCGCGGCATCATATCTGGCCTCTGCGCTCCTGATCCTCCTCGCCCGCGAGACGAGGCGCGGGGCAGCTCAAACGGCGTGA